The Poecilia reticulata strain Guanapo linkage group LG13, Guppy_female_1.0+MT, whole genome shotgun sequence genome has a segment encoding these proteins:
- the LOC103474418 gene encoding acetylcholinesterase isoform X1, with product MDLAGVARNPMADFQPLLLLLLILTASFANENEPIITTKYGKVRGNVLNVLDGQIQAFRGIPYAKTPSEYRRFSPPEPMDKWNDVRNTQTLPNSCYQLRDDMFPGFEGSEMWNPNTPVSEDCLYLNIWAPLFKTPTPRPEDRVPVLVWIYGGAFMSGTSTLDIYQGHFLCKAQNVVVVSINYRLGPLGFLAIPNNNNIRGNQGLLDQRLALQWVVDNIAAFGGDPTKITIFGESAGAASVGFHLVSPGSQGLFQRAVMQSGTPNAAWAIATKTEIYDRSLKLAKLLGCPVDHPSRLENCLLNADPKKMFLKQHENLIPPSVLPFPFVPHIDGDFLPSDIETLLNSSTLPKKELLIGLNKDEGTFFLFYGMPGFTREGESFITRNNFMDGLPLVINSSEIVKEAIISHYTDFRDEFNMKTNRDEMARVVGDVMFNCPVVNFATRYAERGSKTFFYFFDHVSSKNPWPKWAGVMHGYEIEFVFGMPLNPVLKYQQDEVALANKTMQHYGDFARTGNPKFKGGDWPLFKANTPVYVTLNDDSRGVQKNFKAKECRLWNNLFPKLQNMSDLLTRCSSSGIVQYNWMFLLILLVISLTH from the exons ATGGActtggctggggttgccag AAATCCCATGGCAGACTTTCAGCCTttgcttctgctgcttctcatcCTAACTGCATCATTTGCCAATGAAAATGAACCTATAATCACCaccaaatatggaaaagttcgagggaatgttttaaatgtgctagATGGTCAAATTCAAGCATTTCGTGGAATTCCGTATGCAAAGACGCCTTCTGAATATCGAAGATTCAGCCCTCCAGAGCCAATGGATAAATGGAACGATGTGAGAAATACCCAAACTTTACCAAATTCCTGCTACCAGTTGCGAGATGACATGTTTCCAG GGTTTGAAGGTTCGGAGATGTGGAATCCAAACACCCCTGTGAGTGAAGACTGCCTGTACTTGAATATTTGGGCCCCTCTGTTCAAGACACCCACACCCAGACCGGAAGATCGTGTTCCTGTATTAGTTTGGATATATGGAGGTGCCTTTATGTCAGGAACGTCCACCCTGGATATCTACCAAGGCCATTTCTTGTGTAAAGCTCAGAACGTTGTTGTGGTATCTATAAATTACAg ACTGGGGCCACTTGGATTTCTGGCTATTCCTAACAACAATAACATTCGGGGAAATCAAGGTCTACTGGATCAGCGTTTGGCACTTCAATGGGTGGTCGATAACATTGCTGCATTTGGAGGTGATCCTActaag ATAACAATTTTTGGGGAGAGTGCTGGGGCAGCATCTGTGGGGTTCCACCTGGTCTCTCCAGGCAGCCAGGGCCTCTTTCAAAGGGCTGTGATGCAGAGCGGCACCCCTAATGCAGCATGGGCCATAGCAACTAAAACTGAGATATATGACAG ATCCTTAAAACTAGCAAAATTACTAGGTTGCCCTGTGGATCATCCTTCTCGTCTGGAGAATTGTTTGCTGAATGCTGATCCTAAAAAGATGTTTCTCAAGCAACATGAAAATCTTATACCGCCTTCAGTTTTGCCCTTTCCATTTGTCCCACATATTGATGGAGACTTCCTACCATCTGACATAGAA acgTTGCTAAACAGCTCTACTCTTCCCAAAAAAGAACTGTTGATCGGCTTGAATAAAGATGAAGGaaccttctttcttttttatggaATGCCTGGTTTCACTCGCGAGGGTGAAAGTTTCATCACCAGGAATAACTTTATGGATGGTTTACCACTAGTGATAAACTCAAGTGAGATTGTTAAAGAAGCCATTATTTCTCACTACACTGATTTTCGAGATGAATTCAATATGAAGACCAACCGTGATGAAATGGCTAGGGTGGTTGGAGATGTGATGTTTAATTGTCCTGTGGTGAACTTTGCTACTAG gtatgcAGAACGTGGTAGTaagacctttttttatttttttgaccatGTGTCATCCAAAAATCCCTGGCCAAAATGGGCTGGTGTTATGCATGGCTACGAGATAGAGTTTGTCTTTGGCATGCCTCTGAATCCTGTCTTGAAGTACCAACAGGATGAAGTTGCTTTGGCCAACAAGACTATGCAGCACTATGGTGACTTTGCACGGACTGG AAATCCAAAGTTTAAAGGAGGTGATTGGCCATTGTTTAAAGCTAACACTCCAGTCTACGTAACTTTGAATGATGATAGCAGAGGAGTACAGAAGAACTTTAAAGCTAAAGAGTGTCGTTTGTGGAACAATTTGTTTCCTAAATTACAGAACATGTCAG ATCTCCTGACGCGTTGCAGTTCAAGTGGGATTGTTCAATACAATTGGATGTTCCTTCTTATTTTGTTAGTTATCAGTTTAACCCATTAA
- the LOC103474418 gene encoding acetylcholinesterase isoform X2, with amino-acid sequence MADFQPLLLLLLILTASFANENEPIITTKYGKVRGNVLNVLDGQIQAFRGIPYAKTPSEYRRFSPPEPMDKWNDVRNTQTLPNSCYQLRDDMFPGFEGSEMWNPNTPVSEDCLYLNIWAPLFKTPTPRPEDRVPVLVWIYGGAFMSGTSTLDIYQGHFLCKAQNVVVVSINYRLGPLGFLAIPNNNNIRGNQGLLDQRLALQWVVDNIAAFGGDPTKITIFGESAGAASVGFHLVSPGSQGLFQRAVMQSGTPNAAWAIATKTEIYDRSLKLAKLLGCPVDHPSRLENCLLNADPKKMFLKQHENLIPPSVLPFPFVPHIDGDFLPSDIETLLNSSTLPKKELLIGLNKDEGTFFLFYGMPGFTREGESFITRNNFMDGLPLVINSSEIVKEAIISHYTDFRDEFNMKTNRDEMARVVGDVMFNCPVVNFATRYAERGSKTFFYFFDHVSSKNPWPKWAGVMHGYEIEFVFGMPLNPVLKYQQDEVALANKTMQHYGDFARTGNPKFKGGDWPLFKANTPVYVTLNDDSRGVQKNFKAKECRLWNNLFPKLQNMSDLLTRCSSSGIVQYNWMFLLILLVISLTH; translated from the exons ATGGCAGACTTTCAGCCTttgcttctgctgcttctcatcCTAACTGCATCATTTGCCAATGAAAATGAACCTATAATCACCaccaaatatggaaaagttcgagggaatgttttaaatgtgctagATGGTCAAATTCAAGCATTTCGTGGAATTCCGTATGCAAAGACGCCTTCTGAATATCGAAGATTCAGCCCTCCAGAGCCAATGGATAAATGGAACGATGTGAGAAATACCCAAACTTTACCAAATTCCTGCTACCAGTTGCGAGATGACATGTTTCCAG GGTTTGAAGGTTCGGAGATGTGGAATCCAAACACCCCTGTGAGTGAAGACTGCCTGTACTTGAATATTTGGGCCCCTCTGTTCAAGACACCCACACCCAGACCGGAAGATCGTGTTCCTGTATTAGTTTGGATATATGGAGGTGCCTTTATGTCAGGAACGTCCACCCTGGATATCTACCAAGGCCATTTCTTGTGTAAAGCTCAGAACGTTGTTGTGGTATCTATAAATTACAg ACTGGGGCCACTTGGATTTCTGGCTATTCCTAACAACAATAACATTCGGGGAAATCAAGGTCTACTGGATCAGCGTTTGGCACTTCAATGGGTGGTCGATAACATTGCTGCATTTGGAGGTGATCCTActaag ATAACAATTTTTGGGGAGAGTGCTGGGGCAGCATCTGTGGGGTTCCACCTGGTCTCTCCAGGCAGCCAGGGCCTCTTTCAAAGGGCTGTGATGCAGAGCGGCACCCCTAATGCAGCATGGGCCATAGCAACTAAAACTGAGATATATGACAG ATCCTTAAAACTAGCAAAATTACTAGGTTGCCCTGTGGATCATCCTTCTCGTCTGGAGAATTGTTTGCTGAATGCTGATCCTAAAAAGATGTTTCTCAAGCAACATGAAAATCTTATACCGCCTTCAGTTTTGCCCTTTCCATTTGTCCCACATATTGATGGAGACTTCCTACCATCTGACATAGAA acgTTGCTAAACAGCTCTACTCTTCCCAAAAAAGAACTGTTGATCGGCTTGAATAAAGATGAAGGaaccttctttcttttttatggaATGCCTGGTTTCACTCGCGAGGGTGAAAGTTTCATCACCAGGAATAACTTTATGGATGGTTTACCACTAGTGATAAACTCAAGTGAGATTGTTAAAGAAGCCATTATTTCTCACTACACTGATTTTCGAGATGAATTCAATATGAAGACCAACCGTGATGAAATGGCTAGGGTGGTTGGAGATGTGATGTTTAATTGTCCTGTGGTGAACTTTGCTACTAG gtatgcAGAACGTGGTAGTaagacctttttttatttttttgaccatGTGTCATCCAAAAATCCCTGGCCAAAATGGGCTGGTGTTATGCATGGCTACGAGATAGAGTTTGTCTTTGGCATGCCTCTGAATCCTGTCTTGAAGTACCAACAGGATGAAGTTGCTTTGGCCAACAAGACTATGCAGCACTATGGTGACTTTGCACGGACTGG AAATCCAAAGTTTAAAGGAGGTGATTGGCCATTGTTTAAAGCTAACACTCCAGTCTACGTAACTTTGAATGATGATAGCAGAGGAGTACAGAAGAACTTTAAAGCTAAAGAGTGTCGTTTGTGGAACAATTTGTTTCCTAAATTACAGAACATGTCAG ATCTCCTGACGCGTTGCAGTTCAAGTGGGATTGTTCAATACAATTGGATGTTCCTTCTTATTTTGTTAGTTATCAGTTTAACCCATTAA